In Quercus lobata isolate SW786 chromosome 12, ValleyOak3.0 Primary Assembly, whole genome shotgun sequence, a genomic segment contains:
- the LOC115971439 gene encoding 39S ribosomal protein L41-A, mitochondrial-like, with protein sequence MPLGLILGLGRAFRRKRPSSLDILSSKRAPRDYYKGKNCKPTGFHTRKGGYVVVNEKLPNYVVPDLTDFKLKPYVSQCPREVKTAEATDAAK encoded by the exons ATGCCACTGGGGTTGATATTAGGCTTAGGAAGGGCATTTCGAAGAAAGCGGCCATCATCCCTTGACATTCTCTCTTCAAAGAGGGCGCCGCGAGATTACTACAAGGGGAAGAACTGCAAACCAACTGGATTCCATACCCGCAAAG GTGGATATGTTGTGGTGAATGAAAAGCTGCCTAATTATGTAGTCCCAGATTTGACTGACTTCAAG CTAAAGCCTTATGTCTCACAGTGCCCAAGAGAAGTTAAAACTGCAGAGGCAACTGATGCGgcaaaataa
- the LOC115972391 gene encoding scopoletin glucosyltransferase-like has protein sequence MSRREIWVVPFFGQGHLFPCMELCKHIASRDFQSTFIISSNLSTSIPSSFRQHPHIQVFEIPSSISPPPQPAFASDPMHQHRKHHEQMALALQNLLSTRPGPKPVCAILDIMMGWSTEVFATFHIPTVAFFTSGACSAAIECATWKSHIEVDSIKPGETRLLPGLPEDMALSYSDLKQRPHGLPGGPPPLSGGAPPPQQPFIGGPKKMGPPKLGNQPIWVEEVEGVIALLINTCDDLESPFIRYLSDQIGKPVWGVGPLLPEQYWKSAAAGSLLHDRELRTNNRKSNVTEDDVIQWLDSKPRGSVLYISFGTEVGPTMEEYPHLADALLESSSTTFIWVIQPGSGRSGPPRAFLGGQPGSEEEEEVGYFPHGLDSKVGNRGLIIRGWAPQLLILSHPSTAGFLSHCGWNSTVEAIGRGVPILAWPIRGDQYYDAKLVVCHLKVGYMISDDLSQMVQKEDIVKGIEKLMGDEDMKNRAQALSTKFLQGFPTSSVTALDAFRDFINHKAA, from the coding sequence ATGTCAAGAAGGGAGATTTGGGTGGTTCCATTTTTTGGGCAAGGCCATTTGTTCCCATGCATGGAGCTATGCAAACACATAGCTTCTAGAGACTTCCAATCCACTTTCATCATCTCCTCCAATCTCTCCACCTCCATCCCCTCCTCTTTCCGCCAACACCCTCACATCCAAGTCTTCGAAATCCCATCCTCTAtttcaccaccaccacagcctGCCTTTGCCTCTGACCCCATGCACCAACACCGTAAACACCATGAACAAATGGCCCTCGCGCTTCAAAACCTCCTCTCCACCCGACCCGGACCCAAGCCCGTTTGTGCCATCCTCGACATCATGATGGGCTGGTCCACTGAAGTCTTCGCTACATTCCACATCCCAACTGTTGCTTTCTTCACCTCTGGTGCTTGCTCTGCAGCCATCGAGTGCGCCACGTGGAAGTCCCACATAGAAGTAGATTCAATAAAACCCGGAGAGACCCGTTTACTCCCCGGGTTACCCGAAGACATGGCTCTTTCCTATTCCGATCTTAAGCAACGCCCTCATGGACTACCAGGTGGCCCACCACCACTCAGTGGTGgagcaccaccaccacaacaaccaTTCATCGGTGGCCCAAAGAAAATGGGTCCACCAAAACTAGGAAACCAGCCAATATGGGTGGAGGAGGTAGAGGGTGTCATCGCTTTGTTAATCAACACGTGTGACGATCTGGAAAGTCCATTCATTCGCTACCTCTCTGATCAGATTGGGAAACCAGTCTGGGGCGTGGGCCCACTCTTGCCCGAACAGTATTGGAAGTCAGCAGCAGCGGGCTCACTTCTTCACGACCGTGAACTTCGTACCAACAACAGGAAGTCGAATGTTACCGAAGACGATgtgatccaatggttggattccAAGCCACGTGGGTCTGttctatatatttcttttgGTACCGAGGTGGGTCCCACCATGGAGGAGTACCCACATTTAGCTGATGCATTGTTGGAATCATCGTCAACAACGTTTATATGGGTCATACAACCCGGTTCGGGAAGGTCCGGTCCACCACGTGCGTTCCTAGGGGGCCAACccggttcagaagaagaagaggaggtcGGTTATTTTCCTCATGGTTTGGATAGCAAAGTCGGCAATAGGGGTTTGATAATACGTGGATGGGCACCACAGTTGTTGATACTGAGTCACCCATCAACGGCTGGATTTTTATCGCATTGTGGATGGAATTCAACTGTGGAAGCCATTGGTCGAGGGGTCCCCATTTTGGCATGGCCCATTAGAGGGGACCAATACTATGATGCCAAATTGGTAGTCTGCCATCTCAAAGTTGGGTACATGATTTCTGATGATTTGTCACAAATGGTTCAGAAAGAAGATATAGTGAAGGGAATAGAGAAATTAATGGGTGATGAAGATATGAAAAATAGAGCACAAGCGCTCAGCACTAAATTTCTACAGGGTTTTCCAACAAGTTCAGTCACTGCTTTAGATGCTTTTAGAGATTTTATCAACCACAAAGCTGCTTAG
- the LOC115971438 gene encoding UDP-glycosyltransferase 73B3-like has protein sequence MSSSTSSSSSSSGEILVVPKNAQGHLFPCIEICKLLLSRNYSITLLVDSDITSSIPSSLLHSPLFHFQLTKDIHGWYLQRDPGVTTRPICAIIDHIINKNTHHVFSEFSIPTVVFITSGACWAAVQHAIWVVRPGDMTPGDVRTLPGLPEDMVLKYSDLKQRRHWMKMGGPPHKQKEGPRGDVGGGRGGGGGGGPPRGPPFPGEPAPWVEEVESAAAILINTCDDLERPFLDYVANLTGKPVWGVGPLLPDQYWESSDSLLLRVQDQEIRPSKESNYTEEQVIEWLDQQPRGSVVYVSFGSEVGPTMEEYPELTEALEELTGSNSFIWVIQKKSDYFPNGLDGKVGKKGLIIHGWAPQLLILSHPSTGGFVSHCGWNSTVEAIVRGVPLLAWPIRGDQYYNAMLVVNHLKVGVMVSEKYPADMVNKDDILGGMQRVLKDNEIRRQSEKLGAKFEQGFPASSLASLDAFSDFIKHKAAA, from the coding sequence ATGTCTTCTTCAACTTCAAGCTCAAGCTCAAGCTCAGGTGAGATTTTGGTGGTGCCCAAAAATGCGCAAGGCCATCTCTTCCCTTGTATTGAGATCTGCAAACTCCTCCTCTCCCGAAATTACAGCATTACCCTTCTTGTTGATTCCGATATTACTTCTTCTATCCCTTCCTCTCTCCTCCATTCCCCTCTCTTCCATTTCCAACTCACCAAAGACATTCATGGGTGGTATCTCCAACGTGACCCGGGGGTTACGACCCGACCCATCTGTGCCATCATAGACCACATCATCAACAAGAACACCCACCATGTTTTCTCCGAATTCTCCATCCCCACTGTGGTTTTCATCACTTCTGGAGCCTGCTGGGCCGCCGTCCAGCACGCTATTTGGGTTGTCCGACCCGGAGACATGACACCCGGCGATGTTCGGACTCTACCCGGGTTACCCGAAGACATGGTTCTCAAGTATTCGGATCTTAAGCAAAGGCGTCATTGGATGAAGATGGGGGGCCCTCCTCATAAACAAAAGGAGGGCCCACGAGGTGATGTTGGTGGTGGTCgtggtggcggcggcggcggcggtcCTCCACGTGGCCCACCTTTTCCGGGTGAGCCTGCTCCTTGGGTGGAAGAAGTGGAATCAGCTGCAGCAATTTTGATCAACACGTGTGATGATCTCGAGCGTCCATTTCTCGATTACGTGGCAAACTTGACAGGCAAGCCTGTTTGGGGTGTGGGTCCCTTGTTGCCTGATCAGTATTGGGAGTCTTCGGATTCGTTGCTGCTCCGGGTCCAGGACCAAGAGATCCGACCCAGTAAAGAATCCAATTACACTGAGGAGCAGGTAATTGAATGGTTGGATCAGCAGCCACGTGGGTCTGTGGTGTACGTGTCATTCGGGAGTGAAGTGGGTCCTACAATGGAGGAGTACCCTGAGCTGACTGAGGCCTTGGAGGAGTTGACCGGGTCAAACTCATTCATATGGGTCATCCAAAAGAAATCTGATTATTTTCCAAACGGGTTGGATGGGAAAGTAGGGAAGAAGGGTTTGATAATACACGGGTGGGCACCACAGTTGTTGATATTGAGTCATCCATCAACAGGTGGATTTGTTTCTCATTGTGGTTGGAACTCTACTGTAGAGGCAATTGTGCGTGGGGTCCCACTCTTGGCATGGCCCATTAGGGGTGACCAATACTATAATGCCATGTTGGTGGTGAATCATCTTAAGGTGGGGGTCATGGTCTCAGAGAAGTACCCAGCTGATATGGTAAACAAAGATGATATATTGGGTGGGATGCAGAGGGTTTTGAAAGACAATGAGATCAGAAGGCAGTCTGAGAAACTTGGTGCCAAGTTTGAGCAAGGCTTTCCAGCAAGCTCATTGGCCTCCTTGGATGCTTTTAGCGATTTTATCAAACATAAAGCAGCGGCCTAG
- the LOC115971614 gene encoding uncharacterized protein LOC115971614 codes for MEDIDLAITIAWALWYNRNEVIHGKPRKAGLKLVDWCKNYLDEYWSANRTSVNPPAHLEVAWSPSNFPSYKVNVDAARFMAQKAVGLSKKFHAPLGIIEAEAKAFEAGIIFAKEVGIRDLVLDGLKDLVLEGDSLFVVQALKQVSNAPSTVSSLIYGMLAECNEFRKVSFYHVKRQGNKPAHLLAKQALDLDDFSAWIEECSYFLEQILVHDDVSVSLSS; via the exons ATGGAAGATATTGATCTAGCTATAACTATTGCATGGGCTCTATGGTATAATAGAAATGAAGTGATTCATGGGAAGCCGAGGAAGGCAGGTCTGAAGTTGGTTGACTGGTGTAAGAACTACCTAGATGAATATTGGTCAGCAAACAGAACATCAGTGAATCCACCAGCTCATTTGGAAGTAGCTTGGTCTCCTTCTAATTTTCCTTCTTATAAAGTTAATGTGGATGCTGCAAGGTTTATGGCTCAAAAGGCTGTAG GTTTAAGCAAGAAATTCCATGCTCCACTGGGGATTATCGAAGCTGAAGCAAAGGCATTTGAAGCCGGTATAATCTTTGCTAAGGAGGTGGGAATCAGAGACTTGGTTTTAGATGGGCTCAAAGACTTGGTTTTAGAAGGGGACTCATTGTTTGTTGTACAGGCTCTAAAGCAAGTTTCGAATGCTCCATCAACTGTTTCTAGTCTGATATATGGGATGCTAGCTGAATGTAATGAGTTTAGGAAAGTGTCTTTCTATCATGTTAAAAGGCAAGGCAACAAGCCTGCTCATTTACTAGCAAAACAAGCTCTTGACTTGGATGATTTTTCTGCTTGGATTGAAGAgtgttcttattttttagaacaaattcTTGTCCATGATGATGTATCTGTTTCTTTATCTTCATAA